One window of the Hyalangium gracile genome contains the following:
- a CDS encoding SMI1/KNR4 family protein, with amino-acid sequence MAALRTFEGGPPLGEGELTSFEKEHGLCLPAAYREFLLATNGGRPERDLLTIPGLSGNSVGRIHVFFGLKDPVESCNLDWNLAVFRDRIPASQLPIATTEGVDKVCLAVTGESAGAVFYWDGYAQAGERNLYFLAADFASFIASLQKDELSPRMRAS; translated from the coding sequence GTGGCTGCACTGCGCACGTTTGAGGGGGGGCCTCCGCTCGGTGAGGGAGAGCTCACGTCATTCGAGAAGGAGCACGGGCTCTGCCTCCCAGCGGCTTACAGAGAGTTCCTGTTGGCCACGAATGGGGGGCGCCCCGAGCGCGATCTGCTGACGATCCCTGGCCTCAGCGGCAACTCGGTGGGGCGCATCCATGTGTTCTTCGGGCTGAAGGATCCTGTCGAGTCGTGCAATCTCGATTGGAACCTCGCGGTGTTCAGAGATCGAATTCCGGCCAGCCAGCTTCCAATCGCCACCACCGAGGGGGTGGACAAGGTCTGTCTGGCGGTGACGGGGGAGAGCGCAGGGGCCGTCTTCTACTGGGACGGGTATGCGCAGGCAGGTGAGCGCAACCTCTACTTCCTGGCCGCTGACTTTGCTTCCTTCATTGCATCCCTCCAGAAAGACGAACTTTCGCCACGGATGCGTGCTTCGTAA